The following proteins are encoded in a genomic region of Thiohalorhabdus denitrificans:
- a CDS encoding LLM class flavin-dependent oxidoreductase: MTAFSILDLAPIRQGGDAAAAFGHTRELARHAEAWGYRRFWLAEHHNMTGIGSSATAVLIGHVAEATETIRVGSGGVMLPNHAPLVVAEQFGTLEALHPGRIDLGVGRAPGTDGRTVRALRRQDPDAAERFPQDLEELRSYFRPAERGQAVQAVPGAGLDIPVWILGSSPSSADLAARLGLPYAFASHFAPYQLMEALDLYRSRFEPSEHLGRPYVMLGMNVAAADTDAEARRQFTSLQQQFLSMVRGRTPRPLPPPVADLEEVATPGERERIAPMLWASAVGAPETVEREVRGFLERTGADEIMATTQMYEQAATLRSFELLAGVRERLAGGV, translated from the coding sequence GTGACCGCCTTCTCCATTCTCGATCTCGCCCCCATCCGGCAGGGCGGCGACGCCGCCGCGGCCTTCGGGCACACCCGCGAGCTGGCCCGCCACGCCGAGGCCTGGGGCTACCGGCGCTTCTGGCTGGCGGAGCACCACAACATGACCGGCATCGGCAGCTCCGCCACCGCCGTGCTCATCGGGCACGTGGCCGAGGCCACGGAGACCATCCGCGTGGGCTCGGGGGGGGTCATGCTGCCCAACCACGCGCCGCTGGTGGTGGCCGAGCAGTTCGGCACCCTGGAGGCCCTCCATCCGGGCCGCATCGACCTGGGGGTGGGCCGGGCCCCCGGCACCGACGGGCGCACCGTGCGCGCCCTGCGCCGTCAGGACCCGGACGCCGCCGAGCGCTTCCCCCAGGACCTGGAGGAGCTTCGGTCCTACTTCCGCCCGGCGGAGCGGGGACAGGCCGTGCAGGCGGTGCCCGGCGCGGGCCTGGATATCCCCGTCTGGATCCTGGGCTCCAGCCCCAGCAGCGCCGATCTGGCCGCCCGGCTGGGGCTGCCCTACGCCTTCGCCTCCCACTTCGCCCCGTACCAGCTCATGGAGGCCCTGGACCTCTACCGCAGCCGGTTCGAGCCCTCGGAGCACCTGGGGCGGCCCTATGTCATGCTCGGCATGAACGTGGCCGCCGCCGACACGGACGCCGAGGCGCGGCGACAGTTCACCTCCCTCCAGCAGCAGTTCCTGTCCATGGTGCGGGGCCGCACGCCCCGGCCCCTGCCGCCGCCGGTGGCGGATCTGGAGGAGGTGGCCACCCCGGGGGAGCGCGAGCGCATCGCGCCCATGCTGTGGGCCTCGGCCGTGGGTGCCCCGGAGACGGTGGAGCGCGAGGTTCGCGGGTTCCTGGAGCGCACCGGCGCCGACGAGATCATGGCGACCACCCAGATGTACGAGCAGGCGGCCACCCTGCGCTCCTTCGAGCTGCTGGCCGGGGTGCGGGAGCGCCTCGCCGGCGGGGTGTAG
- the mltF gene encoding membrane-bound lytic murein transglycosylase MltF has protein sequence MPFRPSLLLLLAALAPLSGCDSGPTNPDQKEPRTLDEIKESGKLIVLTRNAPTTWYIGRDEEPRGPEYEMARAFADHLGVEAEFEVLPGLGAILSALEDGEGDLAAAGLTPTDARKERFRFGPAYNRVTQQVVCRRDTARPQDVADLTDLDLTVVANSSYVARLRGLREKDYPELSWRESEELNTERLLHEVWKRAIDCTVADSTIVDINRRYYPELIAPFNLSREQPIAWALPASSAELEGAVAGWLAKFRAEGRLDQVHEKYYGFFEVFDYVDTRAFIRRIDQRFPQYRSYFRQAAEKHDLPYTLIAAQGYQESHWRPDARSPTGVRGIMMLTRRTAQALGVEDRLDPRQSIFGGAKYLARMKTRFSEEVTEPDRTWLALAAYNVGRAHLHDAQRLARQLDKSPHHWRDMKEVLPLLADRKYYRNLKYGYARGTEPVRYVRRIREYRHVLRNMVQD, from the coding sequence ATGCCCTTCCGACCTTCCCTCCTCCTGCTGCTCGCGGCCCTCGCCCCGCTTTCCGGCTGCGACAGCGGCCCCACCAATCCGGACCAGAAGGAGCCGCGCACCCTGGACGAGATCAAGGAGTCCGGGAAGCTAATAGTCCTCACCCGGAACGCCCCCACCACCTGGTACATCGGCCGGGACGAGGAGCCCCGGGGCCCCGAGTACGAGATGGCGCGGGCCTTCGCCGATCACCTCGGGGTGGAGGCGGAGTTCGAGGTGCTGCCCGGTCTGGGCGCCATCCTGTCCGCCCTGGAGGACGGCGAGGGCGACCTGGCCGCCGCCGGCCTGACGCCCACCGACGCCCGCAAGGAGCGGTTCCGCTTCGGCCCCGCCTACAACCGCGTCACCCAGCAGGTGGTCTGCCGGCGGGACACCGCCCGCCCGCAGGACGTGGCCGACCTCACCGACCTGGATCTCACGGTGGTGGCAAACAGCAGCTACGTGGCACGCCTGCGCGGCCTCCGGGAGAAGGATTATCCCGAGCTGAGCTGGCGGGAGTCGGAAGAGCTGAATACCGAGCGCCTCCTCCACGAGGTCTGGAAGCGGGCAATCGACTGCACGGTGGCCGATTCCACCATCGTCGACATCAACCGCCGCTACTACCCCGAGCTGATCGCACCTTTCAACCTCTCCCGCGAACAGCCCATCGCCTGGGCCCTGCCCGCCTCCAGCGCGGAGCTGGAGGGGGCGGTGGCGGGCTGGCTGGCGAAATTCCGCGCCGAGGGCCGGCTGGACCAGGTCCACGAGAAGTACTACGGCTTCTTCGAGGTCTTCGACTACGTGGACACCCGCGCCTTCATCCGGCGCATCGACCAGCGGTTCCCCCAGTACCGCTCCTATTTCCGCCAGGCCGCCGAGAAGCACGACCTGCCCTACACGCTCATCGCCGCCCAGGGCTACCAGGAGTCCCACTGGCGGCCCGACGCCCGCAGCCCCACCGGCGTCCGCGGCATCATGATGCTGACCCGCCGGACCGCGCAGGCCCTGGGCGTGGAAGACCGCCTCGACCCCCGGCAGAGCATCTTCGGGGGCGCCAAGTACCTGGCCCGGATGAAGACACGGTTCAGCGAGGAGGTCACCGAGCCGGACCGGACCTGGCTGGCCCTGGCCGCCTACAACGTGGGCCGGGCCCACCTCCACGACGCCCAGCGGTTGGCGCGCCAGCTCGACAAGAGCCCCCACCACTGGCGCGACATGAAGGAGGTGCTGCCCCTGCTGGCGGACCGGAAGTACTACCGGAACCTGAAATACGGCTACGCCCGCGGCACCGAGCCCGTGCGCTATGTGCGGCGCATCCGGGAATACCGCCACGTCCTGCGCAACATGGTGCAGGACTGA